Part of the Elusimicrobiales bacterium genome is shown below.
AGAAATCTCAAAACGCAAAAAAAGCCGCCGCGCCGCGGGCCGGGCGCTGCCCGGCGGCGGACGCGGCCTGCGCGCAGGGGGAGGTGGCGCTGTCCCAAATCGCCGCCGAAATCTGCGCCTGCAAGAAATGCCCGCTGGGCGAAACCCGCATAAAAGCCGTGCCGGGCGTTGGCAATCCCCGTGCCCGGATAATGTTTGTGGGCGAAGGCCCCGGCTACGAGGAAGACCACAGGGGCGAGCCTTTCGTGGGCAGGGCCGGCGCATTGCTGGATAAAATAATCGCCGCCATGGGCCTGCGCCGGGACGACGTGTACATAGCCAATGTGGTTAAATGCCACCCCACCATAGACCCCACAGACCATGAAAAGCGCGGCAACGACAGGCCGCCCACTCCTTCGGAAACAGCCGCCTGCCACGACTATATAGTCCGCCAAATCGCCGCCATAAGGCCGGAATTCATAATCGCGCTGGGCGCCAGCGCGGCCCGCGCGCTTACGGGGGGGGAGAAAACCTCGCTTTCCGCGCTGCGCGGAAAAGTGATGAAGCTGCCGCCGGATTCGTTTCCCATCGGCTACGACGCTAAATTCGCCGCCACATTCCACCCAGCCGCCCTGCTGCGCAACCCCAACTGGAAGAAAGACGCCTGGGAAGACATCAAGATGGTCATGCGCGAGCTTGGCATGACCATTCCCCCGAAACAGTCATAACCCATTCCCCTCAGTTGGATTGCGGAATTCGGCGGTGGCTGGCGCGGACATTCCTGCGTAGAATTTTCCTTACTGCGGGTATGCTCGTCAAATTCTGCGTCGGACTGTCCACGCCATCCGCCGCCTCGGTTCTCGCAACCAACTGCGGAGAATGGGTAATCCGCCGCTACATAAAAATGCGTCCTTTTTTAATTAAAGCCGCGTATTAACCGCCGGAGCCATTCCTGATATACTTCATGTTGCCGTTCTGGCTTCATAATGCGACATAGCACGATTTTTTGCTGTTTATTTGTCATTGCCGCCGCGCAGACCGCCTCGCTAGCCAGAGTGGGCTTGGAGCTTTCAGCCAATTCAAAAAAACCGGAAACCGGCTTCAGCAAGACG
Proteins encoded:
- a CDS encoding uracil-DNA glycosylase, translated to MKAELKNLARELKGWAANADAEDFSGLRAQSRADAPPSAAPAGAVCASATAEKSQNAKKAAAPRAGRCPAADAACAQGEVALSQIAAEICACKKCPLGETRIKAVPGVGNPRARIMFVGEGPGYEEDHRGEPFVGRAGALLDKIIAAMGLRRDDVYIANVVKCHPTIDPTDHEKRGNDRPPTPSETAACHDYIVRQIAAIRPEFIIALGASAARALTGGEKTSLSALRGKVMKLPPDSFPIGYDAKFAATFHPAALLRNPNWKKDAWEDIKMVMRELGMTIPPKQS